In Cystobacter ferrugineus, the DNA window TAGGGAGGAGAAACCACATCGCTGTCGTGCCGGTCAATCGCGGCACGCGCATCCACCAGATGTTGCAGGACCTCACGCGCCTTGTCGGGCATTGCGCGGTGATACCAGGGCCCACTGGCGAACGTTCCTGACGAGCCATAGGTTGGCGCCATGCGTTCTCGAAAATGGACCCCGGCGAAGCCCGCGAAAAACGTTCGCGCCAGCATGAGCTCACTTGCCGCGGGACTTCTGCTGCTCGGCTGCACAAGACCGGACGGCGCGGCGGTTCATCGTGAACCCGGGGCCACCGTCTCTGTTCCATCACCCCAGGACAGTGGGGCGGGGACCGGCACAGTGGCTGAAACACCTGCACCAGCAATACCGCCCGTCACGGATGGTGGACCCCCTCCTGAGGGAGCAGGCAGTCAGCCGGGTCTGGCATCGCTTTCAGAGTCAGACCTGCAGAACGAGCCACTGAACGGCGAACTCCGGTGCGGTTTTGGAACGACAGCGAACGGACCGCTCATACTGATTGCCGCCGGGAATGTGGCGTCGAAGGTGCCCGCCGAGGCGCTCGTCAAGATTGACGGTGTGGTGACGCGCGTTTCCAGTCCGGGCGGCTTCAACGGGATGGTGAAGGGCGCGACCTTTACCGGCAGTGGCCACACCCTCCGGATTACCCTCACGGGTCCAGCGACTGGCGGAGGCGAATCGCCGCCCCGGCCGGCCACGTTGCGTCATGAGCGCAGCGGCAGCACGACCTCCAATATTGTCGGCCAATGGGTCTGCGGTCCCTGAGCGGCTTGGCTCGACCGTTACGAAGTCACGGCTTGACGGATTGCGGCGAGTGCTCCTCCTTGCGCACGGGCAGGAAGCGCATCCAGACCTCGATCTGGACGATGTCCGCGATGATGGCGCACAGCAGTGCTTCGCTGCGCAGTCGCTACCTGGTCAAGATGGCCGCGTGGCAGGAGGTGCTGGTCCCACTGGTCGAGCAACGCCTGGGCGCCCAGCGCGGGACGAGTTCACGGGTGCGGGCCGCCGCCATCGGCGAGCGCACCAGGGCGCTCAGCGGCTGGCCGTTGATGTCCAGCCGGGCGGCATCCGGTAGTCGGGGAAGACCAGAGGGGAGAGTGCGCCCCTCCGGTCCCGGTGGGGCCCCTCGCTAGGGGTAGGTGCCCTTGATGACCACGCCCTCGCGAGGGTAGTCGCCGTACGAGCACGCGAACCAGGTGCCAGCGGCCGGGTTGTCGATGGTGCAGGTCGCGAGCCCGTTGTTCGTGTAGGTCGAGCAGTCGTAGGCCGTCTTGGTGGGCTGCTCGCCGTAGCGCACATAGAGGTCCGGGGGGATGTTCCAGCCGGTCTTCGTGAGCCGCTCGGTGAAGACGACCGAGCTCGTTCCGCTCGGTACATCCAGCGTGAAGCACTTCCACTGGCTTCCCTTGTAGAGGTAGGGGGCCGTCTCCACGCCGTTGGTCAGTACGCTATCGCTGGGGATGCCCAGGGTGTACGTGCCCGTCAACTCCAGGCCCGAGGCGGAGGGGCCGAAGGCGCCGCTGATCTTCACGTACCAGGTGCCGGCCCGCGGGCGGAGGAAGGTGCAATTCACCCCGACGAGATTGCCCGGCCTACAGTCATACGTGTCGAAGGTCGGCTCGGAGCCGAATCTCACGTACATGTAGGCGGCGCCCTTGGCATCGGGCAACTGGTTCATGTCGAACGACAGTCTGCCCGTGCCCTCGGGCACCTCCAGCGTGTAGGTGCAACTCCAGGCATCGAGCTCGGCGGAAATGCCCGTCACCGTCACGCCATTGGAGAGTGGGGTCGAGCAGGCCGTCTTCACGGCATCCGCCTGGACGCCCTGCGCGTGGGTGCTCTCCGTCAGCTCCGTGTTGCTGCCTTCCACTCCGCACGCCACGAGAGACAACGCGAGGAGCGCGGGCAAAATCCGATGATGCATCAAGGGTGAGTCCTCCTGCTGACCCGTGGCGGAGATGCCACCGCGGCCGCGCCTTGATACAAACAGAAAGCGGGTGTTCCCCTCAAAGCCATTCAGTCCAGCCGAAATCCTGAAGCATGACAGCTTCTCGTGACCCCAGTGGGTCCGCTGGATGAGTCTGCTTTTCCAAGAAAATGGAAATAATTGTCTTTCTCTTTCAAAGACGCCCACTCTCCTGCCTGGGCAGGCGTGTGCCCCATGATCGCTGGGTATCGGGAGGACATGACGTTGGCCATGTCCACCTCCCTGGCGGGGAGCGCGATCGTGGTGGTGGCCTTCGTGGTGTTCTTCCCCTTCATGCCCAGCGGCCCTGCTCCAGCGAGTCCAGGAGCGCCGCCGCGACCTCGGGCGTGGAGACGTCCCGCGAGCATGGTGTCTGGCATGGCTTCCTCCACGAGGGGGCTGGCCGGTAATTTATAGACCGATAAGTTCCCAGGGCTCTTCAGGCCCGGACCTCCGGCCTGTCAATCTCCCGTGGCCATGCATTGCTCCGAGGGGGCCTTGACGCCTCGACCCCAGGTGCTTATAGAGCTATCAGCACTTATTGACCTATCAGTCCAGGCCCGACTCCGGAGCGCACCCATGGCCACCTCCACGTCCCTCGTCCCCATTCCGCAGCCCCGCCCCTGGCCCCTGGTGGGCAACCTCACCGACCTGGACGCCGAGCAGTCCACGCTGAGCATGATGGAGCTGGCCCGCCTCCACGGGCCCCTCTTCCGGTTGGTGTTCTTCGGCCAATCGCTCGTCGTGGTGGGCTCGCAGGAGCTGGTGAACGAGCTCTGTGACGAGAAGCGCTTCGGCAAGCTCGTCCACTCCTCGCTCCAGGAGCTCCGGGCCATTGGCGGGGACGGCCTGTTCACCGCGCATACCGAGGAGCCCAACTGGGGCAAGGCGCACCGCATCCTCATGCCCGCCTTCGGGCCGCGTGGCGTGCGCGACATGTTCGCCCCCATGCTCGATGTGGCCGAGCAGATGCTCCTGCGCTGGGAGCGCTTCGGCGCCGGGACGGTGCTCGACGTGCCGGACCAGATGACGCGCCTCACGCTCGACACCCTCGCGCTCTGCGCCTTCGACTACCGCTTCAACAGCTTCTACCAGGACGCGCTGCACCCGTTCGTGGGCGCCATGGTGAATGGCCTCCACGAGGCGGGGGCCCGCTCGGGCCGCCTGGAGGTGGTCAACCGGCTCCTGCTGCCCAACGCCCGGCGCTACGCGGAGGACATCCGGTTGATGCACACGGTGGCCGATCAGATCATCGCGGAGCGGCGGCGCGATCCGGACGCGGGCCAGAAGAATGATCTGCTCGGCCGCATGCTGTCCGCGAGGGATCCCGTCACCGGGGAGACGCTGTCCGACGAGAACATCCGCTACCAGATGGTGACGTTCCTGATCGCCGGGCACGAGACGACGAGCGGCCTGCTCTCGTTCGCGCTCTACCTGCTCTTGAAGAATCCCCGGGTGCTCCACGCCGCGCGCGCCCGCGTCGACGAGGTGCTCGGGAGCGACACGCCGCGCCTGGAGCACCTGCCCGCCCTGCGCTACGTGGAGCAGGTCCTCATGGAGACGCTGCGCCTGTGGCCCACGGCGCCCGGCTTCGCGGTACGGGCGCATGAGGACACCGTCATCGGTGGCCGCCATGCCGTGACGACCCAGGACACGCTGCTGATCTTCCCGCCCATCCTGCACCGGGACCCAAAGGTCTGGGGACCCGACGTGGAGGCATTCCGGCCCGAGCGCTTCGACCGCGAAGCGGAGGCACGGCTGCCGCCCAACGCCTGGAAGCCCTTCGGCAATGGCCAGCGCGCCTGCATCGGACGGCCCTTCGCCATGCAGGAGGCCCAGC includes these proteins:
- a CDS encoding PPC domain-containing protein, producing MHHRILPALLALSLVACGVEGSNTELTESTHAQGVQADAVKTACSTPLSNGVTVTGISAELDAWSCTYTLEVPEGTGRLSFDMNQLPDAKGAAYMYVRFGSEPTFDTYDCRPGNLVGVNCTFLRPRAGTWYVKISGAFGPSASGLELTGTYTLGIPSDSVLTNGVETAPYLYKGSQWKCFTLDVPSGTSSVVFTERLTKTGWNIPPDLYVRYGEQPTKTAYDCSTYTNNGLATCTIDNPAAGTWFACSYGDYPREGVVIKGTYP